Proteins encoded by one window of Halomonas sp. SH5A2:
- the fliS gene encoding flagellar export chaperone FliS, whose translation MTYSRGAAAYGRGANAYARVGVESGVMSADPHQLIVMLFDGAQAAIRAARIHMQAGNSAEKGRSISKALDIVNNGLAAALDLEQGGDIAEQLGSLYSYIARLLLTANLRNDEASLDEAERLLEDIASAWREIGQRQSA comes from the coding sequence ATGACATACTCGCGCGGTGCAGCCGCCTATGGTCGAGGGGCCAATGCGTATGCAAGGGTTGGCGTTGAAAGCGGCGTGATGTCGGCTGATCCCCATCAGCTGATCGTTATGCTATTCGATGGCGCGCAAGCCGCTATTCGCGCAGCCCGTATCCATATGCAAGCGGGTAACTCAGCTGAGAAAGGACGTTCCATTTCGAAAGCGCTCGATATCGTCAACAATGGTCTGGCGGCGGCACTCGACCTCGAGCAAGGCGGCGATATTGCAGAGCAACTAGGCTCCTTGTACAGCTATATTGCACGTCTGTTGTTGACCGCTAATTTGCGCAACGACGAAGCGAGCCTGGACGAAGCCGAGCGGCTGCTTGAGGACATTGCTTCTGCATGGCGCGAAATTGGCCAACGGCAATCTGCATGA
- the fliG gene encoding flagellar motor switch protein FliG, with protein MPMSDVVAKMGGARKSAILLLALDEDSAAEVFKYMNASEVQEISMEMTRLQQVSHDDMKAVLEAFHKETEEFVALNLNSSDHIRSVLTKALGSDRASSLIEDILESSAETSGIDSLNLMEASMVAELIRDEHPQIIATILVHLDRHQASDVLELFEEKQRNDVVLRIATFSGVQPAALQELTEVLSSMLDGQNLKRSKMGGVRTAAEILNLMNSSQEETAIETVRSHSEDLAQKIIDEMFLFENLLDLDNRAIQMVLQEVETNSLVIALKGAQDALVDKFLRNMSQRAADLVREDMEARGPIRVSQVETEQKTVLQVVRRLADSGEIVLAGGDDEYV; from the coding sequence ATGCCAATGAGTGATGTAGTTGCCAAGATGGGCGGCGCTCGCAAGAGCGCCATCCTGTTACTCGCCCTGGACGAGGACAGCGCCGCGGAAGTGTTCAAATACATGAACGCGTCGGAAGTCCAGGAAATCAGCATGGAAATGACGCGCCTTCAGCAAGTCTCCCACGACGACATGAAGGCGGTACTCGAGGCTTTCCATAAAGAGACGGAAGAATTTGTCGCCCTTAACCTTAACTCCAGCGACCATATCCGCTCGGTACTTACCAAGGCACTGGGCAGTGATCGCGCCTCCAGCCTGATTGAAGACATCCTGGAAAGCAGCGCCGAAACATCCGGGATCGACTCGCTCAACCTGATGGAGGCCTCGATGGTCGCCGAGCTCATCCGCGATGAGCATCCGCAGATCATTGCCACCATTCTGGTCCATCTGGATCGTCACCAGGCGTCAGATGTGCTTGAGCTATTCGAGGAAAAGCAGCGTAACGACGTGGTGTTGCGTATTGCCACCTTCAGCGGCGTTCAGCCCGCTGCCCTGCAGGAGTTGACCGAAGTCCTCTCCAGCATGCTCGATGGCCAGAACCTCAAGCGCAGCAAGATGGGTGGCGTGAGAACGGCAGCTGAAATTCTCAACCTGATGAATTCGTCTCAGGAAGAAACGGCGATCGAAACCGTGCGTTCGCATAGCGAAGATCTGGCGCAAAAGATTATCGACGAGATGTTCCTGTTCGAGAACTTGCTCGATCTGGACAACCGCGCCATCCAGATGGTCCTGCAGGAAGTCGAGACCAATTCACTGGTAATCGCCCTCAAAGGTGCCCAGGACGCTCTAGTAGACAAGTTCCTGCGCAACATGTCCCAACGCGCTGCTGATCTGGTCCGTGAGGACATGGAAGCCCGCGGGCCCATTCGCGTGTCTCAGGTTGAAACCGAGCAGAAGACGGTTCTTCAGGTAGTGCGCCGCCTGGCGGATTCAGGAGAAATCGTCCTGGCAGGTGGAGACGATGAGTATGTCTGA
- the fliT gene encoding flagellar protein FliT: MAASTTTRDDAQQTLIDTYAALLDSVMHMHELADNDQWAELIDQRTHYVLLVEKLRELDTSVTLESSAQQRKAELLEAILEQDVEIRRQLIARRDELGRLINVSQRQRSLHRAYAPQQASDNAFGDNNDQAPRSS, encoded by the coding sequence ATGGCGGCTTCCACCACGACTCGAGATGACGCGCAACAGACGCTCATTGATACCTATGCGGCGCTACTCGATAGCGTTATGCATATGCATGAACTCGCCGATAATGATCAGTGGGCAGAGTTGATCGATCAGCGGACCCACTATGTCCTGCTGGTGGAAAAGCTGCGCGAGTTAGACACGTCGGTAACGCTCGAATCTTCTGCACAGCAGCGTAAAGCAGAGCTTCTGGAAGCGATTCTGGAGCAGGACGTGGAGATCCGTCGACAGCTTATTGCCCGTCGTGATGAATTGGGGCGGTTGATCAATGTGTCTCAACGTCAGCGCAGCTTGCACCGTGCCTATGCGCCGCAGCAGGCAAGTGACAATGCGTTTGGCGATAACAATGATCAGGCGCCGAGGTCGTCGTGA
- a CDS encoding flagellar protein FlaG has product MNSSSIDAINRIQTAQLNTLSPRQRLDDVLENLPAPGSQLSENQQIEPTAGELVEPVQRINEVMRERGIEFEISENSSRVITRVVDRDSGDIIRQIPAEEVIRIAEQLQDMRGRFVSLEA; this is encoded by the coding sequence ATGAACTCATCCAGCATTGACGCTATCAACCGCATTCAGACAGCTCAGTTGAATACGCTTTCGCCGCGCCAGCGTCTTGACGACGTACTGGAGAACCTTCCAGCACCCGGAAGCCAACTCAGTGAGAATCAACAAATTGAACCCACTGCCGGGGAGCTCGTCGAGCCCGTCCAGCGCATCAATGAGGTGATGCGAGAGCGGGGGATAGAGTTTGAGATCAGCGAGAATTCGTCGCGAGTCATTACTCGTGTCGTTGACCGTGATTCGGGTGATATTATTCGCCAGATTCCCGCCGAGGAAGTCATCCGCATTGCCGAACAACTGCAAGACATGCGCGGCCGGTTTGTCTCATTGGAAGCTTGA
- the fliE gene encoding flagellar hook-basal body complex protein FliE, with product MSTPAIQATLQQMQGLASQAANQPMQGGALVQSGGHGSFGGELQASIQRINQLKLDANNKAKAFQAGDPNLELADVMVDMQKASVASQMGLQVRNRLVSAYRDVMNMQV from the coding sequence ATGAGTACTCCTGCCATACAGGCAACGCTGCAGCAAATGCAGGGGTTGGCCAGCCAGGCGGCAAACCAGCCAATGCAAGGTGGCGCACTTGTCCAGTCAGGAGGGCATGGCAGTTTTGGCGGCGAACTGCAGGCGTCCATTCAACGCATCAATCAGCTAAAGCTGGATGCCAACAATAAAGCGAAGGCATTTCAGGCGGGAGACCCTAATCTGGAATTAGCTGATGTCATGGTTGATATGCAAAAGGCGAGTGTTGCTTCTCAAATGGGGTTACAGGTGCGTAATCGCCTGGTGTCTGCCTACCGCGATGTCATGAATATGCAGGTGTAA
- the fliK gene encoding flagellar hook-length control protein FliK, translating to MSTINPLIDTLLHQVLGRRGDASSQRLMDQPIKPVVPGEGPRALMGDARLDGRDAASTALRDTALRDMRGLPPQLDGGRQPQRGDAQALPPGSTQTHFSPAARSIADVLLRFPAPPTVMRAEAPLMNATEPPSSTQLATRLEASVRDSGLFYEAHLKRWFQGEASRQQLLREPQMQPGPRASVPTPLVSTALGAGLVPQGGGSGMPSSGMVPGGASPMLIAPPTPGNAAILPNTSLIPAASDSAAARAPMGNIPSSTQPPVGSPGAFNTAELATHAKESQQANIDARLARDTLDIMPNRQPREVVHESLQSLVRQQLEMLVTPTIRWEGDVWAGIFMALAINLPTRGQQQEDGEGQEAPEDSWQSDMQLDVPGFGAFSVSLRLYRGVLNIDLTASDSLVHQRLDAGVPALESRLEALDLRKVQVRARYVEEAPDVLG from the coding sequence GTGAGTACCATTAATCCGCTGATCGATACCCTGCTTCATCAGGTGTTGGGGCGGCGGGGCGATGCGTCGAGCCAGCGGTTAATGGATCAGCCGATCAAGCCGGTCGTGCCGGGCGAGGGTCCGCGTGCCCTGATGGGGGATGCGCGCCTGGATGGCCGTGATGCAGCCTCAACGGCGCTGCGCGATACGGCGCTGAGAGATATGAGGGGGCTGCCGCCCCAGTTAGACGGCGGACGACAGCCTCAGCGAGGTGATGCTCAGGCATTGCCGCCTGGCTCAACCCAGACGCACTTTAGCCCAGCGGCACGCAGTATTGCGGATGTATTGCTGCGCTTTCCTGCGCCACCCACCGTCATGCGTGCCGAAGCGCCATTGATGAATGCGACTGAGCCGCCGTCATCAACGCAGTTGGCGACGCGGCTTGAAGCCAGCGTGCGCGACAGTGGCCTGTTTTATGAGGCGCATCTCAAGCGCTGGTTTCAAGGTGAAGCCAGCCGACAGCAGCTATTGAGAGAGCCGCAAATGCAGCCTGGCCCGCGCGCTTCGGTACCCACGCCCTTGGTATCGACAGCGCTGGGGGCTGGTCTGGTGCCTCAAGGTGGGGGGAGTGGAATGCCGTCATCCGGCATGGTGCCTGGTGGCGCCTCACCAATGCTGATAGCGCCACCGACGCCGGGTAATGCCGCCATATTGCCCAATACATCGTTAATACCGGCTGCCAGTGACTCCGCGGCGGCGCGTGCACCGATGGGCAATATACCATCCAGCACTCAGCCGCCGGTTGGGAGTCCGGGAGCATTTAACACGGCTGAACTCGCCACCCATGCGAAAGAGTCGCAGCAAGCGAACATTGATGCGCGTCTGGCTCGCGACACCTTGGATATCATGCCCAACCGCCAACCGCGCGAAGTAGTGCATGAAAGTCTGCAAAGTTTGGTGCGTCAGCAGCTTGAAATGCTGGTGACGCCTACGATCCGCTGGGAAGGGGACGTATGGGCGGGCATTTTTATGGCGCTGGCGATTAACCTGCCGACACGCGGGCAGCAGCAGGAAGACGGGGAAGGGCAGGAGGCGCCTGAGGACAGCTGGCAGTCCGACATGCAGCTTGACGTGCCGGGTTTTGGTGCCTTTAGCGTGTCACTACGGCTTTATCGAGGTGTTTTGAACATTGATTTAACCGCCAGTGATTCGTTAGTCCATCAACGTCTGGATGCCGGTGTGCCTGCGCTTGAATCGCGCCTGGAGGCGCTGGATCTGCGTAAGGTCCAGGTTCGCGCACGCTATGTCGAGGAGGCACCGGATGTCCTCGGATGA
- a CDS encoding flagellar assembly protein FliH: MSETQSPQFDRHHQWRRWQMDELLRPAGDNEAPASESPHQRKIDAAQKAAKEAQRREAQARQEEYDKLREQAEADGYQAGLARGHEEGLAKGLEEGRQQAEQELAQQTKDTLAPLGNLAKQFSEALTQIDDAIAHDLVALATTTGKQLAAEALNETPERILTLVRELLHTEPPLVGQQRLWLNPDDHAIVAEHLGSELEAANWKLQPDDQLARGGCRVTSAQGELDATFESRWQAVQAQERKRQSSSSKSSTS; the protein is encoded by the coding sequence ATGTCTGAGACCCAATCGCCGCAGTTTGATCGCCATCACCAATGGCGGCGCTGGCAGATGGACGAACTCCTCCGCCCCGCTGGCGATAACGAAGCGCCAGCTTCGGAGTCACCCCATCAGCGCAAGATAGACGCGGCCCAGAAAGCTGCCAAGGAGGCGCAGCGGCGCGAAGCGCAGGCTCGCCAGGAAGAATACGACAAGTTACGCGAGCAAGCCGAAGCGGACGGTTATCAGGCGGGCCTCGCCCGCGGACATGAAGAGGGCTTGGCAAAAGGCCTTGAGGAAGGTCGCCAGCAGGCCGAACAGGAACTTGCTCAGCAAACAAAAGACACTTTGGCACCGCTTGGCAACCTCGCCAAGCAGTTTTCGGAAGCACTCACGCAAATTGACGATGCCATTGCCCACGACCTTGTGGCGTTGGCCACAACGACAGGCAAACAGCTTGCTGCCGAGGCACTGAATGAAACGCCCGAGCGTATTTTGACACTGGTACGCGAGCTACTGCATACCGAGCCCCCGCTTGTCGGCCAACAGCGGCTGTGGCTAAACCCCGACGATCACGCGATTGTCGCAGAGCATCTCGGGTCTGAGCTTGAAGCTGCCAACTGGAAACTCCAGCCCGATGATCAACTGGCCCGCGGTGGGTGCCGTGTTACCAGTGCCCAAGGCGAGCTCGATGCCACCTTCGAGAGCCGCTGGCAAGCCGTGCAAGCCCAGGAGCGCAAGCGCCAATCCAGTTCATCCAAGTCGTCGACGTCATAG
- the flhD gene encoding flagellar transcriptional regulator FlhD encodes MSQTSFLDEIQEINLAYLLLAQRLLSEDREAAMFRLKIDGEVADLIVSLNARQLTKLSRTNQLICRFGQASVERLKQVTANPRDQGLASLHASLLLAGEEYESMPPEDST; translated from the coding sequence ATGAGTCAAACCAGCTTTCTCGATGAAATACAGGAAATCAATCTAGCGTACTTGCTGCTTGCACAGCGCTTGTTGAGTGAAGACCGTGAGGCCGCCATGTTCCGTCTGAAAATCGACGGCGAGGTGGCGGATCTTATCGTATCGCTCAACGCCCGGCAGCTGACCAAGCTATCGCGAACCAATCAGTTGATTTGCCGGTTCGGTCAGGCAAGCGTCGAGCGCTTGAAACAGGTGACAGCCAATCCGCGTGATCAAGGCCTCGCTAGTCTGCATGCGTCGCTGTTGCTGGCTGGCGAAGAGTACGAATCGATGCCGCCGGAGGACAGCACGTGA
- the motA gene encoding flagellar motor stator protein MotA, translated as MLILLGYIVVLFSVFGGYVLAGGSLGPLFQPLELLMIGGAGVGAFLASNNGKAIKATFKIMPKLKRTKKYNKTMYMELMALQYKLLSKVRREGMLGIERDIDNPQESPLFQEHPTVLADPHIMNFLTDYLRLMVSGGMEPMEIDELMLHEIEAFEQEAHIPIDAIAKVGDAMPAFGIVAAVMGVVKALTYADAGPEQMGEMIAHALVGTFLGILLGYGFISPISSTIDRQAKEAEKMLQCVRVTLLASLHGYAPQLAVEFGRKALHSTERPTFNELEDYVRDAKKAGSA; from the coding sequence GTGCTGATCCTCTTAGGTTACATCGTTGTATTATTTTCGGTATTTGGTGGCTACGTGCTGGCAGGGGGTAGCTTAGGCCCCCTTTTTCAGCCGCTTGAGCTTTTAATGATTGGTGGTGCTGGTGTCGGGGCCTTTCTTGCCTCTAACAACGGCAAGGCCATCAAGGCTACCTTCAAAATCATGCCGAAGCTGAAGCGCACCAAGAAGTACAACAAAACGATGTACATGGAGCTGATGGCGTTGCAGTACAAGCTGCTTTCCAAGGTTCGTCGTGAGGGCATGTTGGGGATTGAGCGGGATATCGACAACCCTCAGGAAAGTCCGTTGTTTCAGGAACACCCCACAGTGTTGGCGGATCCGCACATCATGAATTTCCTCACCGACTATCTACGCCTGATGGTCAGCGGCGGCATGGAGCCCATGGAAATTGATGAGCTGATGCTGCATGAAATTGAGGCGTTCGAGCAGGAAGCCCACATCCCTATTGACGCGATTGCCAAAGTCGGCGACGCGATGCCCGCCTTTGGCATCGTGGCGGCGGTAATGGGCGTTGTGAAAGCGCTGACCTATGCCGATGCTGGTCCGGAACAGATGGGGGAGATGATCGCCCACGCGCTGGTGGGTACCTTCCTGGGGATTCTGCTGGGCTACGGGTTTATCAGCCCGATATCCAGCACGATTGATCGACAGGCGAAAGAAGCGGAAAAAATGCTCCAGTGCGTTCGCGTGACGCTTTTGGCGAGCCTGCACGGCTACGCGCCTCAGTTGGCAGTTGAATTTGGCAGGAAGGCGCTGCACAGCACCGAGCGTCCCACCTTTAATGAGCTGGAAGACTACGTACGCGACGCGAAAAAGGCTGGTAGTGCATGA
- the flhC gene encoding flagellar transcriptional regulator FlhC produces MSQKSLVDEMHQVQLAIELIELGARLQVLETETELSRTRLIKLYKEVRGMSPPKGMLPFSTDWFITWLPNIHSSLFYNIYTSLVEEAGCERIDAFVKAYRLYGEQIDVEGVEPVLGLTRAWTLVRFFESDLLQLTPCTRCGGHFVAHAHNPMHDYVCGICQPPSRAGKTRQMCKSASDIT; encoded by the coding sequence GTGAGTCAAAAAAGCTTGGTAGACGAAATGCACCAGGTGCAGCTCGCTATTGAGCTGATTGAGCTTGGGGCAAGGCTACAGGTGTTGGAGACGGAGACAGAGCTTAGCCGCACCCGTCTCATCAAGCTGTACAAAGAGGTAAGAGGGATGTCGCCGCCAAAAGGCATGCTGCCGTTTTCGACCGACTGGTTTATCACTTGGCTGCCCAACATCCACTCCTCCTTGTTTTACAACATTTATACCAGCTTGGTGGAAGAAGCTGGCTGTGAGCGCATTGATGCCTTTGTGAAGGCCTATCGGCTATACGGCGAGCAGATTGATGTTGAGGGCGTAGAGCCGGTTTTGGGGCTGACGCGCGCCTGGACGCTGGTGCGTTTCTTTGAGAGCGACTTGCTCCAGCTGACGCCGTGTACACGTTGCGGTGGTCACTTTGTCGCTCACGCCCATAACCCGATGCACGACTATGTGTGCGGCATTTGCCAGCCGCCATCCCGGGCAGGCAAAACGCGGCAGATGTGTAAATCGGCATCGGACATTACATGA
- the fliF gene encoding flagellar basal-body MS-ring/collar protein FliF translates to MSEAGAAAGRQTNTTTPSARDSAGSDNTKTSFADRVLSQLRGNPLVALLVAGAATIAVIAVLMMWASSPDYRVLYNNLDEADGGRIITELDGRGVPYRFSDNGQALMVPGDQVHSLRLYLAEQGLPQGGNVGLELMDNQAFGISQFAEQVNYQRGLEGELSRSIESLGPVEGVRVHLSMAKPSVFIRDREPAKASVVLTLLPGRVLGDGQVSAIVHMVSSSVPELAPEDVSVVNQNGRLLSADTGGSNDLDGSQLEYLAEVERSYQRRIEHILTPILGEENVRAQVAAQVDFSQREETSERYGPNQPPNEAAVRSRQLSLSFDGENLLGNGIPGALTNTPPGIAPSPINQPDEDGEGEEGEDDEEAPEDALRNLQQDDVVNYEVDRSIEHIQHRLGRVERLTAAVVINYRETINEEGEPEQVPLSNEEVQQIERLVRQSMGFSEARGDAIDVVNTPFVDIEEETGDTPEWWQRRGTLELAGQLGRYLLVALAALLLYLLILRPLIKRYTESPVMATAAPGAGVQARVGDDEDESAEDEEDADETYQKPKRRRKTSLYEHNLNDLREMAQEDPRMVAMIVRSWMNANE, encoded by the coding sequence ATGAGCGAAGCGGGTGCTGCGGCGGGCCGTCAGACGAACACTACCACGCCCTCAGCTCGTGACAGCGCAGGTAGTGATAATACGAAAACTTCATTTGCTGACCGCGTGCTGTCTCAGTTGCGCGGTAATCCGCTTGTCGCTCTACTGGTGGCCGGCGCCGCGACTATTGCCGTGATTGCCGTCCTCATGATGTGGGCAAGCAGTCCAGATTATCGCGTGCTGTATAACAATCTTGATGAGGCAGACGGCGGCCGCATCATCACCGAACTTGACGGCCGTGGCGTGCCTTACCGCTTCAGCGACAACGGTCAAGCGTTGATGGTTCCAGGCGATCAGGTGCACTCTCTGCGTCTTTATCTTGCTGAGCAGGGCCTACCTCAAGGGGGCAATGTTGGCCTGGAACTCATGGACAACCAGGCGTTCGGGATCAGTCAGTTTGCCGAGCAGGTCAATTATCAACGGGGACTGGAAGGTGAGTTAAGCCGCTCCATTGAGTCACTAGGGCCTGTAGAAGGTGTTCGCGTTCACCTATCGATGGCCAAGCCATCGGTGTTTATTCGCGACCGAGAGCCTGCGAAAGCGTCGGTAGTACTGACCCTATTGCCAGGGCGCGTACTTGGCGACGGTCAGGTCAGCGCCATTGTTCACATGGTATCGAGCAGTGTGCCTGAACTGGCGCCTGAAGATGTCTCCGTAGTCAACCAAAATGGCCGCTTACTGTCGGCAGACACCGGCGGCAGCAACGATCTTGACGGCAGCCAGCTGGAGTACCTGGCTGAAGTCGAGCGTTCTTATCAGCGGCGCATCGAACACATCCTGACGCCGATTTTGGGTGAAGAAAACGTACGCGCGCAGGTCGCCGCACAGGTGGACTTCTCCCAGCGGGAAGAAACCTCTGAGCGCTACGGCCCCAACCAGCCGCCTAACGAAGCCGCCGTTCGCAGTCGCCAGTTAAGCCTCTCGTTTGACGGTGAAAACCTTCTTGGCAACGGCATCCCGGGCGCACTCACCAACACGCCCCCCGGAATAGCGCCCTCGCCCATCAATCAGCCTGACGAAGACGGCGAAGGTGAGGAGGGCGAAGACGATGAAGAGGCCCCCGAGGATGCCCTTCGCAACTTGCAGCAGGACGATGTCGTCAATTACGAAGTTGACCGCAGCATTGAACACATTCAACACCGGCTTGGTCGCGTCGAGCGCCTGACAGCAGCGGTTGTCATCAACTACCGTGAAACCATCAACGAAGAAGGTGAGCCCGAGCAGGTCCCTCTCTCGAACGAGGAAGTGCAACAGATCGAGCGCCTGGTGCGCCAGTCGATGGGTTTCTCCGAAGCGCGCGGCGATGCCATCGATGTGGTCAACACCCCGTTTGTCGATATCGAAGAAGAGACGGGCGACACGCCGGAGTGGTGGCAACGTCGGGGCACTCTGGAGCTCGCTGGGCAACTCGGTCGTTACCTGCTGGTCGCGCTTGCCGCCCTGCTGCTGTACCTACTGATTCTAAGGCCGCTTATCAAGCGCTATACCGAGTCACCTGTCATGGCGACAGCAGCGCCTGGTGCAGGCGTTCAGGCCAGGGTTGGGGATGATGAAGATGAGTCGGCTGAAGACGAGGAAGACGCCGACGAGACGTATCAAAAGCCGAAACGCCGGCGCAAGACATCGCTGTACGAGCACAACCTCAATGATCTGCGTGAAATGGCGCAAGAGGACCCCCGCATGGTAGCGATGATCGTGCGCAGCTGGATGAATGCCAATGAGTGA
- a CDS encoding EscU/YscU/HrcU family type III secretion system export apparatus switch protein, with protein sequence MSSDESRRQAVALAYQDHERAPRVVAKGYGELAERIMAEAQRQGIYVHDAPELVALLMQLDLDAEIPANLYQVIAELLVWVFELSEAGLHKRERAE encoded by the coding sequence ATGTCCTCGGATGAATCAAGACGTCAGGCCGTGGCACTGGCCTATCAAGACCATGAGCGGGCGCCACGGGTTGTAGCCAAGGGTTATGGCGAGCTGGCTGAGCGCATCATGGCCGAGGCACAGCGGCAGGGTATTTATGTACATGACGCGCCCGAGCTTGTCGCGTTATTGATGCAGTTGGATTTGGACGCGGAGATTCCTGCCAACCTGTATCAGGTCATTGCCGAGCTGTTGGTATGGGTATTTGAGTTGTCGGAGGCTGGGCTACATAAGCGTGAGAGGGCTGAGTAG
- a CDS encoding HD domain-containing phosphohydrolase, translating into MVAPEEEYERVANPVAVASLLDTLVESGGASLCLEGDSGRPEPVVLMEQHPGETLVLDLSSVDYLLGRLQEGKAFYLVGETQGKVLRTPLLSLTETRRAGGRFLCCSDYPAYLDVLQRRDAFRAELRIGMPVAARVSVPGQEAIHGELRDLSQRGCQLELPMTASGMLATAEGPLDIAFEFPDGTHFEIQALARHQRPDPERNLLRVGFYFGSCSADQERQVWYFVCEIERESARYSKENQEERQPSPLFTSPAGRVGAGEHVGRRDVKRYATPMARRLVKVAAFLDGQMLALQQGSDIDSRQLSLHADRLMDLHEEDRESLLFACRCLSPEPLLVRHGISVAVHLLDLVGAGMPRDVRKAVVASGLVHDLGKALVPQVLFKAAHFEATHRQALSEHVPLVLERLDSCQWLSSGVASAVIGGINERMDGSGYPDGVAGESLNELAKAGAIVDVAEALRRDRSDRPAKTAQQIYRHLLTHSHQFDPRWIKRCVAHFKALPVGALVRFSSEQLAWVLRIDEQGNLEEVQLAASASAPMRDNLGETIRGNVVEKLGRPVSEVAVST; encoded by the coding sequence ATGGTGGCCCCTGAGGAAGAATATGAGCGAGTCGCAAACCCGGTAGCGGTGGCGTCGCTATTGGATACATTGGTGGAAAGCGGCGGTGCGTCGCTTTGTTTGGAAGGTGATAGCGGGCGGCCGGAGCCGGTCGTGCTTATGGAGCAGCACCCGGGCGAAACGCTGGTATTGGATCTTTCGTCGGTAGACTATCTGCTCGGCCGTCTTCAGGAGGGAAAAGCTTTTTACCTGGTGGGCGAAACGCAAGGCAAGGTGTTGCGCACGCCGTTGCTATCGTTAACCGAAACCCGCCGCGCCGGCGGGCGTTTTTTATGCTGCAGTGATTATCCGGCGTATCTGGACGTGCTTCAGCGGCGCGATGCTTTTCGTGCCGAGCTTCGCATTGGTATGCCGGTAGCCGCTAGGGTTAGCGTGCCAGGCCAGGAGGCGATCCATGGCGAGTTGCGCGACTTGTCCCAGAGGGGTTGTCAGTTGGAATTGCCCATGACGGCAAGCGGTATGCTGGCAACCGCTGAAGGGCCTCTGGATATTGCCTTCGAGTTTCCCGACGGGACGCACTTTGAGATTCAGGCCTTGGCTCGCCATCAGCGCCCGGACCCGGAGCGGAATTTACTGCGCGTCGGATTTTATTTCGGTTCATGCAGTGCTGATCAGGAGCGTCAGGTCTGGTACTTCGTATGTGAGATCGAGCGGGAGTCGGCTCGATATTCCAAAGAAAATCAGGAGGAGCGCCAGCCATCGCCACTATTTACCTCGCCCGCTGGTCGAGTGGGCGCCGGTGAGCATGTCGGGCGGCGCGATGTAAAGCGCTATGCCACGCCAATGGCTCGCCGGCTGGTCAAGGTTGCCGCGTTTCTTGATGGGCAAATGCTGGCGCTGCAGCAAGGCAGTGATATCGATTCACGCCAACTTTCCTTGCATGCCGACCGGTTAATGGATCTGCATGAAGAGGATCGCGAATCGCTGCTTTTCGCTTGTCGGTGCCTGTCGCCCGAGCCGCTACTGGTCCGCCATGGTATCTCCGTGGCGGTTCACTTGCTGGATTTGGTCGGCGCCGGTATGCCTCGCGATGTTCGCAAAGCAGTGGTTGCCAGCGGTCTGGTCCACGACTTGGGCAAGGCACTGGTGCCGCAGGTGCTGTTTAAAGCTGCTCACTTTGAGGCGACGCACCGCCAGGCCTTGAGTGAACACGTTCCGCTTGTGCTGGAACGACTGGATAGTTGCCAGTGGCTATCTTCGGGCGTTGCGTCTGCCGTGATCGGGGGTATTAACGAGCGGATGGACGGTAGCGGCTATCCGGATGGGGTGGCGGGAGAGTCGTTGAACGAGCTTGCCAAGGCCGGCGCCATTGTGGATGTCGCGGAAGCCCTGCGGCGCGACCGGAGCGATCGCCCCGCGAAAACCGCACAGCAAATTTACCGCCATCTGCTGACCCATTCCCATCAGTTTGACCCTCGTTGGATCAAGCGCTGCGTCGCGCATTTTAAAGCCTTGCCGGTTGGCGCCTTGGTGCGCTTTTCCAGTGAACAGTTGGCGTGGGTGTTGCGTATTGATGAGCAGGGTAACCTCGAGGAGGTTCAACTGGCGGCGTCAGCGAGTGCACCGATGCGCGATAATCTGGGTGAGACGATACGCGGTAATGTTGTCGAGAAGCTGGGGCGCCCGGTGAGTGAGGTGGCTGTATCGACATAG